A window of the Fusarium fujikuroi IMI 58289 draft genome, chromosome FFUJ_chr09 genome harbors these coding sequences:
- a CDS encoding related to gibberellin 20-oxidase, with protein MTKLEIPIIDFSGFYSEDPAEKKKVVDQVRESCLYNGFFQILGHSVPVDKQAKALQCAKKLFNLPLEEKEKVSKNNNTWNRGYEMLRSQILEEGTQPELKEGFYIGDEIPKSHPYFVNKKLNSGPNQWPEALGDDLEDFKFQTMDYYRSTLSLASDLMRVLALSLDLKEDYFSTFLDGAVATMRLLHYPSQPKDADEKLTRGIGAHTDFGAITMLLQDDVDGLQVWDQKNNTWIDVQPTKGAFVVNLGNLMARWTNEKYKSNVHRVINKTGKERYSIPVFVSGNPDYVVDCIPTCKAPGEEAKFKPATVEEAVSASYAESYGRAQLYKQGLEKKAEGKVESTPLQQVAA; from the exons ATGACGAAGCTTGAGATTCCTATCATCGACTTCTCTG GTTTCTACTCAGAAGACCCagcggagaagaagaaggttgtaGACCAGGTCCGCGAAAGCTGTTTGTACAATGGATTTTTCCAGATCCTGGGACATTCTGTTCCGGTAGATAAGCAAGCGAAAGCCCTTCAGtgcgccaagaagctcttcaacctgcctctggaggagaaggagaaggtctCCAAAAATAATAACACCTGGAACCGTGGTTATGAGATGTTGAGGTCACAGATTCTTGAGGAGGGTACTCAGCCCGAACTCAAGGAGGGTTTTTACATCGGCGATGAAATTCCCAAGTCTCACCCCTATTtcgtcaacaagaagctcaacagtGGCCCCAACCAGTGGCCCGAAGCTTTGGGAGACGATTTGGAGGACTTTAAGTTCCAGACCATGGATTACTATAGGTCAACACTGAGTCTTGCCTCTGATCTTATGCGAGTCCTGGCACTCTCCCTTGATCTGAAGGAGGACTACTTCAGTACCTTCCTCGATGGCGCTGTTGCTACCATGAGGCTCCTGCATTATCCCTCTCAACCCAAGGACGCTGATGAGAAGCTCACTAGAGGTATTGGAGCCCATACCGATTTCGGCGCTATCACAATGCTCCTTCaagatgatgtcgatggGCTGCAAGTTTGGGATCAGAAGAACAACACATGGATTGAT GTTCAACCAACCAAGGGTGCATTCGTTGTCAATCTGGGCAATCTGATGGCTCGATGGACAAACGAGAAGTACAAGAGCAACGTGCATCGCGTTATTAACAAGACTGGCAAAGAGCGATACTCCATCCCAGTCTTTGTATCTGGCAACCCCGATTACGTTGTTGACTGTATTCCAACCTGCAAAGCACCTGGGGAGGaggccaagttcaagccaGCTACTGTTGAGGAGGCCGTGTCAGCATCTTACGCGGAGTCATACGGAAGAGCTCAGCTGTACAAGCAgggcttggagaagaaggctgagggcAAGGTGGAAAGTACCCCTCTCCAGCAGGTTGCAGCTTGA